The proteins below come from a single Felis catus isolate Fca126 chromosome A1, F.catus_Fca126_mat1.0, whole genome shotgun sequence genomic window:
- the LOC101101025 gene encoding G-protein coupled receptor 183: protein MMDTKMDNNFTTPSAATQESDCDLYSHHNTARILMPLHYSIVFIIGLVGNVLALVVIVQNRKKINSTTLYSTNLVISDILFTTALPTRIAYYALGFDWRMGEALCRITALVFYINTYAGVNFMTCLSIDRFFAVVHPLRYNKMKRIEHAKGICIFVWIVVFAQTLPLLIKPMSKQEEERTTCMEYPNFEETKSLPWILLGACFIGYVLPLLVILICYSQICCKLFKTAKQNPLTEKSGVNKKALNTIIFIIVVFVLCFTPYHVAIIQHMIKKLQSPDLLECSQRHSFQISLHFTVCLMNFNCCMDPFIYFFACKGYKRKVMKMLKRQVSVSISSAVKSAPEENSREMTETQTMIHSKSLNGK from the coding sequence ATGATGGATACAAAAATGGACAACAATTTTACTACACCCTCTGCAGCAACTCAGGAAAGTGACTGTGACCTCTATTCACACCACAACACAGCCAGGATACTAATGCCTCTGCATTACAGCATTGTCTTCATAATTGGGCTTGTAGGAAATGTGCTAGCCTTGGTTGTTATtgttcaaaacaggaaaaaaatcaactctaCCACCCTATATTCAACAAATCTGGTGATTTCTGACATACTTTTTACCACTGCTTTGCCTACACGGATAGCCTACTATGCACTGGGCTTTGACTGGAGAATGGGTGAGGCCTTGTGTAGGATAACTGCTCTCGTGTTTTACATCAACACATACGCAGGTGTGAACTTCATGACCTGCTTGAGCATTGACCGGTTCTTTGCTGTGGTGCACCCTCTGCGATAcaacaagatgaaaagaattgaACATGCAAAAGGCATTTGCATATTTGTCTGGATTGTAGTATTCGCTCAAACACTCCCACTGCTCATAAAACCTATGTcaaagcaggaggaagaaaggactACATGCATGGAGTATCCGAactttgaagaaacaaaatctctTCCCTGGATTCTGCTGGGTGCGTGTTTCATAGGATACGTGCTCCCTCTCCTAGTCATTCTCATCTGCTATTCTCAAATCTGTTGCAAACTCTTTAAAACTGCCAAACAAAACCCACTGACTGAGAAATCTGGTGTAAACAAAAAGGCTCTcaacacaattatttttataattgttgtgtttgttctctgtttcaCACCTTACCATGTTGCAATTATTCAACACATGATTAAGAAGCTTCAGTCTCCTGATTTACTGGAATGTAGCCAAAGACATTCGTTCCAGATTTCTCTGCACTTTACGGTATGTCTGATGAACTTCAATTGCTGCATGGACcctttcatatatttctttgcaTGTAAAGGGTACAAGAGAAAGGTTATGAAGATGTTGAAGCGTCAGGTCAGTGTATCAATTTCCAGTGCAGTGAAGTCAGCCCCTGAAGAAAACTCACGTGAAATGACAGAAACTCAAACAATGATACATTCCAAGTCTTTAAATGGAAAGTAA